A single genomic interval of Helianthus annuus cultivar XRQ/B chromosome 6, HanXRQr2.0-SUNRISE, whole genome shotgun sequence harbors:
- the LOC110896058 gene encoding uncharacterized protein At4g15970, with product MGLETQTNMVASGHQHQKSPPPSPPPELNNDHNLLFNRFKLRFQTPKAVIIFAMVALSCLLLYHSSPSVPFRVLYNPFAATKHRPNSEKKVDELKSILKEAATSSNTIIITTINDAWAEPNSMFDLFLESFKIGNVTQRFIKHLVVIALDQKAYTRCLKLHSHCYNLSTHGVDFSEEAYFMAPDYLKMMWRRIDFLRTILDLGYNFIFTDADIMWFWDPFPHFNKDGDFQIACDYYTGNPINLNNLPNGGFTYVKSNEKTIEFYKFWFNSRLTYPGLHDQDVFNKIKFDPIIRHNGLQIRFLDTAFFGGFCEPSRDFDKVCTMHANCCVGLENKVHDIRIMLQDWRKYRQVLGNQTAMVRSISWTVPQSCRGSFQRPRAPKKKEDVGSKS from the exons ATGGGTTTAGAGACTCAAACCAACATGGTGGCCTCAGGCCATCAACATCAGAAATCTCCACCACCCTCGCCCCCGCCGGAGCTCAACAACGACCATAATCTCCTATTCAACCGCTTCAAACTCCGCTTTCAAACTCCTAAAGCAGTGATCATCTTTGCTATGGTGGCGCTTTCTTGCTTACTTTTGTATCACTCTTCTCCTTCTGTACCATTTCGGGTCCTCTATAATCCGTTTGCAGCTACCAAACACCGGCCCAATTCA GAGAAGAAAGTTGATGAACTGAAAAGCATACTGAAAGAGGCCGCAACAAGTAGCAACACGATTATAATAACTACTATAAATGATGCTTGGGCGGAACCAAACTCTATGTTTGATCTTTTTCTTGAAAGCTTCAAAATTGGGAATGTAACCCAAAGATTCATAAAGCACTTAGTTGTCATAGCTTTGGACCAAAAGGCATACACTCGTTGCTTGAAGTTACATTCTCATTGCTACAATCTTAGTACCCATGGGGTCGACTTTTCTGAAGAGGCTTACTTTATGGCACCCGATTATTTGAAAATGATGTGGAGAAGAATCGATTTCCTACGTACTATTCTAGATTTAGGGTATAACTTCATCTTCACG GATGCAGACATAATGTGGTTTTGGGATCCATTTCCACATTTCAATAAGGATGGTGATTTCCAAATTGCTTGTGATTACTACACAGGGAACCCAATTAACCTAAATAATTTGCCAAATGGTGGTTTCACTTATGTAAAGTCAAACGAAAAGACGATCGAGTTTTACAAATTTTGGTTCAATTCACGGTTAACTTATCCAGGTTTACATGACCAAGATGTGTTTAATAAGATCAAGTTTGACCCCATCATTCGTCACAACGGGCTACAAATCCGGTTTCTCGATACAGCTTTCTTTGGTGGATTTTGTGAGCCAAGTAGGGACTTCGATAAGGTGTGCACCATGCATGCAAATTGTTGTGTGGGGTTAGAAAATAAGGTTCATGATATAAGAATCATGCTACAAGATTGGCGAAAATATAGGCAGGTGCTTGGGAATCAAACTGCCATGGTTAGATCAATTTCTTGGACAGTTCCTCAATCATGCAG GGGGTCTTTCCAAAGGCCTCGTGCTCCCAAAAAGAAAGAAGATGTTGGAAGTAAGAGTTGA
- the LOC110896059 gene encoding glycosyltransferase BC10: MEDGKDPTAITTVISRPNQSRALPQRLIQLLALFLILCFTVSLFSIYMIRKTGVVTTVTTAIPILQPCIQEINNLDRWITPRSNLIHTMSDKELFWRASFVPQVKRYPFARVPKIAFMFLTIGPLPLAPLWERYFKGYESLYSIYIHSLPSYEPRFPSTSVFYNRQIPSQIAEWGRMSICDAERRLLANALLDISNEYFILVSESCIPLYNFTTIYHYITQSKYSFMGSFDDPGPYGRGRYDPNMLPEVNISQWRKGSQWFEVNRKLASIIISDVTYHPKFSEFCRPPCYVDEHYFPTLLAIRAQNLLANRSLTWVDWSRGGAHPATFGANDITEAFMNKLHEGRECLYNDEPSFVCYLFARKFAPSTLQQLLLFAPEFLGY; this comes from the exons ATGGAGGATGGCAAAGACCCTACTGCTATCACTACAGTTATCAGTAGACCGAACCAATCTAGGGCTTTGCCACAAAGGCTTATACAGCTGCTTGCCTTATTTCTTATTTTGTGTTTTACCGTTTcgttatttagtatatatatgaTCCGTAAAACCGGAGTTGTTACAACGGTAACTACAGCAATCCCCATTTTACAACCGTGTATCCAAGAGATCAACAATCTTGACCGTTGGATCACACCTCGTTCGAACCTTATCCATACAATGAGTGATAAGGAGCTGTTTTGGAGAGCTTCTTTTGTGCCACAAGTGAAGAGATATCCATTTGCAAGAGTCCCAAAGATTGCATTTATGTTCTTGACTATAGGGCCGTTACCATTGGCTCCTTTGTGGGAAAGGTATTTTAAGGGGTATGAGAGTCTTTATTCGATATACATTCATTCGCTTCCGTCGTATGAGCCCCGTTTTCCATCGACATCTGTTTTTTATAACAGACAGATACCAAGTCAG ATAGCCGAATGGGGTAGAATGAGCATATGTGATGCCGAAAGAAGATTATTAGCAAACGCACTTCTCGACATCTCAAATGAATATTTTATTCTTGTATCCGAATCATGCATTCCCCTCTACAATTTCACTACAATTTATCATTACATAACTCAATCCAAATACAGTTTCATGGGCTCTTTTGATGACCCGGGACCATATGGTCGGGGTCGGTATGACCCAAACATGTTACCAGAAGTCAACATCTCCCAATGGAGAAAAGGGTCCCAATGGTTTGAAGTCAACCGTAAACTCGCATCAATCATAATATCCGACGTTACATATCACCCAAAATTCTCGGAGTTTTGCAGGCCCCCTTGTTACGTCGATGAACATTATTTCCCGACTCTGTTAGCGATCAGGGCACAGAATCTGTTAGCAAACAGGAGTTTAACTTGGGTTGACTGGTCACGAGGTGGGGCCCACCCAGCAACATTTGGGGCAAATGATATTACAGAGGCGTTCATGAATAAGCTTCATGAAGGACGAGAATGTCTTTATAACGATGAGCCATCTTTCGTATGTTATCTGTTTGCTAGGAAGTTTGCTCCTAGTACTTTACAACAACTGCTTCTTTTTGCACCAGAATTTTTGGGGTATTGA